The following is a genomic window from Methanolinea sp..
GAAAGCCGTCCCGCGGGAAGGGTGAAGGATACCCGGTTTTTGGGGAACGGAAGAGTGAGAAGGGGTTTAGAGGGAATGACACACCACGGCGAAAGATCCTACAAGCAGGGGGACAAACTCCTGAAGATGCCCGGGAAACTCGACAGGGGCCCGATCGAGTTCAAGTCACGGATCGCGGAACAGCAGGGGGAGATCATGGCAATCGCGACGAGGGACGTGGTCTCCGTCCCCCAGACGACGACCATCATCGGGGCGGTCAGCACGATGACGGAGTGCGGATTCCGCAGGCTCCCGGTCGTGGACGCGGGCTCAAAGAAGCTCCGGGGGATCGTGACCTCCGGCGACATCATCGATTTCCTCGGCGGCGGGAGCAAGTTCAACCTCGTCCAGGTCAAGCACAGGGGCAACCTGATCGCGGCGGTCAACGAGAGTATCCGCACCATCATGACGACGAACGTGACCACGCTCCCGCACACCGCGTCCCTCTCCGATGCCATCGCGATCATCAAGGAGAAGATGACCGGTGGGATCCCGATCGTCGAGGACGAGTCCGTGCTCGCGGGGATCGTCACGGAGAGGGATGTCATGACCGTGCTCGCGAACGAGAAGGTCGCCGCGAGGGTGGAGGACATCATGAGCACGAACCTGCGCGTGACCGAGCCGGACAGCCCCATC
Proteins encoded in this region:
- a CDS encoding CBS domain-containing protein, with amino-acid sequence MTHHGERSYKQGDKLLKMPGKLDRGPIEFKSRIAEQQGEIMAIATRDVVSVPQTTTIIGAVSTMTECGFRRLPVVDAGSKKLRGIVTSGDIIDFLGGGSKFNLVQVKHRGNLIAAVNESIRTIMTTNVTTLPHTASLSDAIAIIKEKMTGGIPIVEDESVLAGIVTERDVMTVLANEKVAARVEDIMSTNLRVTEPDSPIGQVTREMVRYKFRRLPVVSDDVLFGIVTATDIMRYIGSRKVFDRIESGDITEVMSLPVRTLVSGNLYTISPDKSANEAAAEMVRRGVGALPVIEDARLIGLVTEYDLVKALSGA